A DNA window from Chryseobacterium sp. MEBOG06 contains the following coding sequences:
- a CDS encoding transporter — protein MKKIIILFFGLISGASAFGQGHYTGSSFNPNDYFAPHPGWIIPVWYGYANMDYHNASGQKSDQLINPAPGNPTELHIKQNVKTNSFILMAIYGGKGKVLGANWGMMIIPTLNSPTANIALDYYSSQTGSGNYVFTNKSIGFGDMYIQPIWLSWTKGKFSYAVNYGVWAPTGKYKPHDLDNGGHGYWSHNIRVAGKVKPTSKTNLSIATTLEVNHWQKDTDFKEASHFTIDAGGSFVLDSRGDEIGLFGHYTTQVGNDKGTNGGFASDQIAGIGAFASYWIVPMKIGLMGRITQNFAVENRFGGTAIQVGLNFLIPSTNH, from the coding sequence ATGAAAAAAATTATTATACTTTTTTTTGGTCTTATATCAGGAGCTTCTGCTTTTGGACAGGGCCACTATACAGGATCTTCTTTTAATCCCAATGATTATTTTGCTCCACATCCGGGATGGATTATTCCTGTCTGGTATGGCTATGCCAATATGGATTATCATAACGCTTCAGGCCAAAAGTCTGACCAGCTTATTAATCCGGCTCCCGGAAATCCCACCGAATTACATATTAAACAGAATGTAAAGACCAATTCTTTTATTCTGATGGCAATTTATGGAGGAAAAGGAAAAGTTTTGGGAGCCAACTGGGGAATGATGATTATCCCTACCCTGAATAGTCCTACCGCTAATATTGCACTGGATTATTACTCCAGCCAGACAGGATCAGGAAATTATGTTTTCACCAATAAAAGTATTGGGTTTGGAGATATGTATATTCAGCCAATATGGTTATCCTGGACCAAAGGAAAGTTCAGCTATGCTGTAAATTATGGGGTTTGGGCCCCTACAGGAAAATATAAACCTCATGATCTGGATAATGGCGGACATGGATATTGGTCTCACAACATCCGTGTAGCCGGAAAAGTGAAACCAACTTCTAAAACGAATCTTAGTATCGCCACTACTTTAGAAGTCAATCACTGGCAAAAAGATACTGATTTTAAAGAAGCGAGTCATTTTACCATAGATGCCGGAGGATCATTTGTTTTGGATTCAAGAGGTGATGAAATAGGTCTTTTTGGCCACTACACAACTCAGGTTGGTAATGACAAAGGAACTAACGGAGGTTTTGCATCTGATCAGATCGCAGGAATTGGTGCATTTGCATCTTATTGGATTGTTCCAATGAAAATTGGACTAATGGGAAGAATCACTCAAAATTTCGCAGTGGAAAACAGATTTGGAGGAACCGCCATTCAGGTTGGGCTTAATTTCTTAATCCCAAGCACCAACCACTGA
- a CDS encoding amidohydrolase, with product MKKTLYTLFLAAVISSCQNRAPREKAEILYFGGPILTMENTPARVEAVAVKDGKILFAGTKSDADRYLEPTTKMINLNGKTLLPGFIDVHGHLTSRAGTMDAVDLSPDPYGTVNSIKDLQIAIKNYIKSNKIADKQPVIGNGYDDAIMVEHRHPTKTELDAISKTNPIIVIHASGHASVANSAMLKLVGITESSKDPAGGHIGRDKKTGKLNGKLEENASFTALLTITEMMSKGKDTQAHAMENLMKAQNEWLSYGQTTICDGRTMGENVALLEKAASQNLLKADVVYFPDYEYFKKDFEAFRPKYMKYDNHLKLAGFKFSDDGSPQGKTAWLTQPYLVPPEGQSKDYKGFPIFSDDTLYEDLKTLFQNHITAQLHVNGDAAIDQAIRVIKRLKDENIYKPELRATLIHVQNSRPDHIQKIKELGVIPSYFSTHAYLWGDWHYSSVFGPERASFISPANSALKAGITFTIHHDSPVTPPDLITAVYAAVNRKTRSGMILGPNERITPLEALKAITINGAYQLQEEDRKGSIKAGKLADFVILDQNPLTIDPENLRDIKVLETIKEGNTLYKRD from the coding sequence ATGAAGAAAACACTCTACACTCTTTTTTTAGCAGCTGTAATAAGCAGTTGTCAAAACAGAGCTCCCAGGGAAAAAGCGGAAATACTCTATTTTGGAGGACCTATTCTGACGATGGAAAACACTCCTGCTCGCGTGGAGGCCGTAGCAGTAAAAGATGGGAAAATACTTTTTGCGGGAACGAAGTCAGACGCAGACCGCTACTTGGAGCCAACGACTAAGATGATTAATCTGAATGGGAAAACCTTACTTCCCGGCTTTATTGATGTTCATGGGCACCTTACTTCAAGAGCGGGAACAATGGACGCGGTAGATCTGTCTCCTGACCCTTATGGTACTGTGAATTCAATTAAAGATCTGCAGATTGCAATCAAAAACTACATTAAAAGCAATAAGATCGCCGATAAGCAACCTGTTATCGGAAATGGTTATGATGATGCTATTATGGTAGAACACCGCCATCCTACAAAGACAGAACTGGATGCAATCAGTAAGACTAATCCTATCATTGTTATTCATGCTTCAGGTCATGCCAGCGTAGCCAACAGTGCGATGCTGAAACTTGTGGGAATAACAGAATCATCAAAAGATCCTGCGGGAGGCCATATTGGAAGAGATAAGAAAACTGGAAAATTAAATGGAAAATTAGAGGAAAATGCAAGCTTTACAGCCTTACTTACAATAACTGAAATGATGAGTAAAGGTAAGGATACTCAGGCCCATGCTATGGAAAATCTGATGAAAGCCCAGAACGAATGGCTCAGCTACGGACAGACAACCATTTGTGACGGAAGGACAATGGGAGAAAATGTAGCACTATTAGAAAAAGCTGCTTCTCAAAATCTCCTTAAAGCGGATGTTGTTTATTTTCCGGATTATGAATATTTCAAAAAAGATTTCGAGGCTTTTAGGCCAAAGTATATGAAGTATGACAATCATTTGAAGTTGGCAGGGTTTAAATTTTCCGATGACGGCTCTCCACAGGGTAAAACGGCATGGCTTACTCAGCCTTATTTAGTTCCCCCGGAAGGACAGTCTAAAGATTATAAGGGGTTTCCGATCTTCTCCGATGACACATTGTATGAAGATCTGAAAACACTTTTTCAAAATCACATAACGGCACAGCTTCACGTAAATGGAGATGCTGCAATAGATCAGGCAATACGTGTCATTAAAAGGTTAAAAGATGAAAATATTTATAAGCCAGAACTGCGTGCTACATTAATCCATGTACAGAACAGCCGCCCTGATCATATTCAAAAAATAAAAGAATTAGGAGTAATTCCGTCTTATTTTTCCACCCATGCCTATTTGTGGGGAGATTGGCATTATTCAAGTGTTTTTGGTCCTGAAAGAGCCTCTTTTATAAGTCCGGCCAATTCAGCATTAAAAGCAGGAATTACTTTTACAATCCATCATGATTCTCCAGTTACACCACCCGATTTGATTACAGCAGTATATGCAGCAGTGAATAGAAAAACCAGATCAGGAATGATTTTAGGTCCCAATGAAAGAATTACCCCTCTTGAAGCCTTAAAAGCAATTACTATTAACGGAGCTTATCAATTACAGGAAGAAGATAGAAAAGGTTCTATCAAGGCTGGTAAACTAGCTGACTTTGTCATCCTTGATCAGAATCCTTTAACAATAGATCCTGAAAATCTTAGAGACATTAAAGTTCTCGAAACCATAAAAGAAGGTAATACCCTATACAAAAGAGACTAG
- a CDS encoding sodium-translocating pyrophosphatase, which yields MDLFYLIPVFGVVALVYTYIQSNWVSRQNAGNEKMKIISGHIADGAMAFLKAEYKILMYFVVVVAILLAIMGASNANSHWSIGLAFVAGAIFSASAGFIGMKIATKANVRTAEAARTSLSKALKVSFAGGSVMGMGVAGLAVLGLGALFLIIKQIFAPEATVDSHEMERTIEILTGFSLGAESIALFARVGGGIYTKAADVGADLVGKVEAGIPEDDPRNPATIADNVGDNVGDVAGMGADLFGSYVATVLATMVLGRETISNDSFGGFAPILLPMLIAGTGIIFSMIGTLFVRINDNEGSSTSSVQNALNLGNWGSIVITAVASYFLVTYILPEKMVLRGHEFTKMGVFGAIMVGLVVGTLMSIITEYYTAMGKRPVSSIVRQSSTGHATNIIGGLSVGMESTLLPIIVLAGGIYGSYLCAGLYGVAIAAAGMMATTAMQLAIDAFGPIADNAGGIAEMSELPKEVREKTDILDAVGNTTAATGKGFAIASAALTALALFAAFVGIAGIDGIDIYRADVLAGLFVGGMIPFIFSSLAITAVGQAAMAMVEEVRRQFREIPGILEGKAQPEYEKCVAISTDASIRKMMLPGAIAIISPLLMGFIFGPEVLGGFLAGATVTGVLMGMFQNNAGGAWDNAKKSFEKGVDINGQTYYKGSEPHKASVTGDTVGDPFKDTSGPSMNILIKLMSIVSLVIAPTLAVLHKDKIEANRKAKLESLMRISNMNSTALNTDLTGVPSSPSEVKGHLNENGDFVYETGNIQKIKLNGGQTIALGDGSQLYQLYQAVKQRDKSILDSNKWYTIENLYFQTGSSDLKAGYEMQLNILAEILNAYPDMKIKLGGYTDNSGSEESNQQLSSLRVQTAKLKLLELGVPADRIEAEGYGIQHPVCEANDTDECKAKNRRIDVRVLAF from the coding sequence ATGGATTTGTTCTATTTAATTCCTGTTTTTGGTGTGGTGGCTTTAGTCTATACTTATATTCAAAGCAATTGGGTAAGTAGGCAGAATGCTGGAAACGAAAAAATGAAAATAATCAGCGGACACATTGCTGATGGTGCAATGGCCTTTCTAAAAGCCGAATACAAAATTTTAATGTACTTCGTAGTAGTGGTTGCTATTTTACTGGCTATAATGGGAGCTAGTAATGCCAATTCACACTGGAGTATAGGGCTTGCCTTCGTAGCAGGGGCCATATTTTCTGCCTCAGCAGGATTTATTGGGATGAAGATCGCTACAAAGGCAAATGTAAGAACTGCTGAAGCAGCAAGAACATCACTTTCCAAAGCGCTTAAGGTATCTTTTGCAGGAGGTTCTGTGATGGGTATGGGAGTTGCAGGGCTGGCTGTTTTGGGTTTGGGAGCTCTGTTTTTGATCATTAAACAGATTTTTGCACCCGAAGCCACGGTAGATTCTCACGAAATGGAAAGAACAATTGAAATTCTTACCGGATTCTCTCTGGGTGCCGAATCTATAGCTCTTTTTGCAAGAGTTGGAGGCGGAATTTATACAAAAGCAGCAGACGTTGGCGCAGATCTGGTAGGAAAGGTAGAAGCGGGAATTCCTGAAGATGATCCCCGAAATCCGGCAACTATTGCAGATAATGTAGGAGATAATGTAGGAGATGTTGCGGGCATGGGAGCGGATCTTTTTGGGTCTTATGTGGCTACTGTTCTTGCCACTATGGTATTGGGAAGAGAAACAATCTCTAATGATTCTTTTGGAGGTTTTGCACCCATTCTTTTGCCGATGCTGATTGCAGGAACCGGGATTATATTTTCGATGATAGGAACCCTGTTTGTAAGAATCAATGATAATGAAGGTTCATCTACATCCAGTGTACAGAATGCACTGAACTTAGGGAACTGGGGAAGTATTGTTATTACTGCCGTCGCATCCTATTTTCTGGTAACCTATATTCTTCCTGAAAAAATGGTTCTAAGAGGGCATGAGTTCACAAAAATGGGCGTGTTTGGAGCTATTATGGTAGGATTGGTTGTAGGAACCTTAATGAGTATCATTACAGAATATTATACAGCCATGGGAAAAAGACCCGTCTCCAGTATTGTCAGACAGTCTTCCACAGGCCATGCAACCAATATTATCGGAGGACTTTCCGTTGGAATGGAGTCTACTTTGCTGCCGATTATTGTGTTGGCAGGCGGAATTTATGGTTCTTACTTATGTGCAGGGCTGTATGGAGTAGCTATTGCAGCGGCAGGGATGATGGCTACCACAGCAATGCAGCTGGCCATTGACGCTTTTGGACCAATTGCCGATAATGCAGGAGGTATTGCCGAAATGAGTGAACTGCCGAAAGAAGTCCGTGAAAAAACAGATATTCTCGACGCGGTAGGAAATACAACAGCGGCTACAGGAAAAGGATTTGCTATCGCTTCAGCTGCATTAACTGCATTAGCTTTGTTTGCTGCTTTTGTAGGAATTGCCGGCATCGATGGAATAGATATTTACAGGGCCGATGTTTTAGCTGGGCTGTTTGTAGGCGGGATGATACCATTTATATTTTCTTCATTAGCCATCACGGCAGTGGGGCAGGCTGCAATGGCCATGGTGGAAGAGGTCAGAAGACAGTTTCGCGAAATTCCCGGAATTTTAGAAGGAAAAGCACAGCCGGAATATGAAAAATGTGTTGCCATTTCTACGGATGCTTCCATTAGAAAAATGATGCTGCCTGGAGCTATTGCAATTATTTCTCCATTACTAATGGGCTTTATCTTTGGTCCTGAAGTGTTGGGAGGATTTTTAGCTGGTGCTACAGTAACTGGAGTTCTGATGGGAATGTTTCAGAATAACGCAGGAGGAGCCTGGGATAATGCAAAAAAATCATTTGAAAAAGGAGTAGATATCAACGGACAGACTTATTATAAAGGATCTGAACCTCATAAAGCTTCTGTAACAGGAGATACTGTGGGAGATCCGTTTAAAGATACTTCCGGCCCTTCTATGAATATCCTTATTAAGCTGATGTCGATTGTCTCATTAGTGATAGCACCTACTCTTGCTGTGCTGCATAAAGATAAAATTGAAGCCAACAGAAAGGCTAAGCTGGAAAGCCTTATGAGAATTTCCAATATGAATTCAACTGCATTGAATACAGATCTTACCGGAGTGCCGTCTTCACCTAGTGAAGTGAAAGGTCATCTTAACGAAAACGGAGATTTTGTGTATGAAACAGGTAATATCCAGAAAATAAAACTGAACGGAGGTCAAACTATTGCCTTAGGAGATGGTAGCCAGCTTTATCAGCTTTATCAGGCTGTTAAGCAAAGAGATAAGTCTATATTGGATTCTAATAAATGGTATACCATTGAAAACCTTTATTTTCAAACAGGATCAAGTGATCTGAAAGCTGGTTATGAAATGCAGCTGAATATCCTGGCTGAAATCTTAAATGCTTATCCTGATATGAAAATAAAGCTAGGCGGTTATACTGATAACAGCGGAAGTGAAGAAAGCAACCAGCAGCTTTCCAGTTTACGGGTACAAACAGCAAAGCTTAAGCTTTTGGAACTGGGTGTTCCTGCGGACAGAATAGAAGCTGAAGGCTACGGAATACAACATCCTGTTTGCGAAGCTAATGATACCGATGAATGTAAGGCAAAAAACAGAAGAATTGATGTAAGAGTTCTGGCTTTTTAA
- a CDS encoding aminotransferase class I/II-fold pyridoxal phosphate-dependent enzyme, which yields MKEIQNYTHYSFFTAMSELASKHGSYDLSLGLPDFDIDERLKFFLKESAELATHNYEPLAGNPLLIKNIVNFNAKRKNSIAVTTREVTIIPCATFALYTALKSILNQNDEVIIIQPSYYTYGPSVVMNGGVPVYYDLEDDFTVDWDGFKDCISEKTKAIIVNSPQNPTGKIWKKEDWNQLYDLIKNREIYLISEEIYDTYCYDETDHYSSFIHPELRKRTFCIFSFGKMFHTSGWKVSYMLASEELTAGFRCHQQYISYSANVPAQYALAKYMEVFDPKMNTVIMQRKRDIFNDLLKETSLIIEQKAEGSVFQIVNFRNISRTMTDVEFSKWLTVEKKVACLPLSAFYHSRHDSDYIRFSFAKKDEVIIQALEHLRKNL from the coding sequence ATGAAGGAAATACAGAATTATACTCATTATTCCTTTTTTACAGCAATGTCCGAATTGGCATCAAAGCATGGAAGCTATGATCTTTCGTTAGGTCTTCCTGATTTTGATATTGATGAAAGGCTCAAATTCTTTTTAAAAGAATCGGCTGAACTCGCCACTCATAATTATGAACCTCTTGCCGGTAACCCTCTCCTGATTAAAAATATTGTTAATTTTAATGCAAAAAGAAAAAACAGCATTGCTGTTACCACCCGGGAAGTAACTATTATCCCATGTGCAACTTTTGCTTTATATACTGCACTCAAATCTATTCTGAATCAAAATGATGAAGTTATCATTATTCAACCTTCCTATTATACTTATGGGCCTTCTGTGGTAATGAATGGAGGGGTTCCGGTGTACTATGATCTAGAAGATGATTTTACTGTAGACTGGGACGGATTCAAAGATTGCATTTCTGAAAAAACAAAAGCTATTATTGTCAATTCCCCACAAAATCCAACCGGAAAAATTTGGAAAAAAGAAGACTGGAACCAGTTGTATGACCTCATCAAAAACCGTGAGATCTATTTGATTTCGGAAGAGATTTATGATACCTACTGTTATGATGAGACTGATCATTACAGCTCATTTATTCATCCTGAGCTTAGAAAACGGACATTTTGTATTTTTTCCTTTGGAAAAATGTTTCATACCTCAGGGTGGAAAGTCAGTTATATGCTCGCTTCCGAAGAGTTAACGGCAGGATTCAGGTGCCACCAGCAATATATTTCTTACAGTGCCAATGTTCCGGCTCAGTATGCTTTGGCAAAATATATGGAAGTATTTGATCCGAAAATGAATACCGTCATAATGCAGAGGAAAAGAGATATTTTTAACGATCTTCTTAAAGAAACATCCCTGATCATTGAACAAAAGGCAGAAGGAAGTGTTTTCCAGATCGTCAATTTCAGAAATATTTCCCGTACCATGACTGATGTAGAGTTTTCAAAATGGCTGACTGTAGAGAAGAAAGTGGCCTGCCTTCCTCTTTCAGCGTTTTATCATTCAAGACATGATTCAGATTATATAAGGTTCAGCTTTGCTAAAAAAGATGAAGTAATCATTCAGGCTTTGGAACATCTGAGAAAAAATCTTTAA
- a CDS encoding M28 family metallopeptidase, which translates to MKKLLIPLFSVAVLSSCGTAKMSDGKSSHPVSTKYDRAFSDAYKMIKAEDLKKNLYVIASDEMEGRDTGSKGQKKAGEYIINYYKNLGISGPKALGSYYQKVPADFMKKRGGGNLPDSENILAFIEGSEKPEEIVVVSAHYDHVGVKNGVVYNGADDDGSGTVAVMEIAEAFQEAKKAGKGPKRSMLFLHVTGEEHGLFGSEYYSQNPVFPLANTVVDLNIDMIGRDDPANRGKQYVYVIGSEMLSSELKVINEAANKRTNNLELNYKYDDLNDPEQLYYRSDHYNFAKHNIPVAFFFDGIHEDYHKPTDDPDKIDYNLLEKRTQLIFTTAWDIANRAERIVVDKK; encoded by the coding sequence ATGAAAAAACTACTTATTCCGTTATTTTCTGTAGCTGTACTTAGCAGTTGCGGAACGGCAAAAATGTCTGATGGTAAATCATCCCATCCTGTATCTACAAAGTATGATAGGGCTTTTTCTGATGCATATAAGATGATCAAAGCTGAGGACCTTAAGAAGAACCTTTATGTAATTGCATCCGATGAGATGGAAGGGAGAGATACCGGAAGTAAAGGACAGAAAAAAGCGGGAGAGTATATCATTAACTATTATAAAAATTTAGGAATTTCGGGGCCCAAAGCATTAGGTTCTTATTACCAGAAAGTTCCTGCAGATTTTATGAAAAAAAGAGGAGGAGGTAACCTTCCGGATTCTGAAAATATTCTGGCCTTTATCGAAGGAAGCGAAAAGCCTGAAGAAATTGTGGTTGTTTCTGCTCATTATGACCACGTTGGAGTGAAAAACGGAGTGGTATACAATGGTGCTGATGATGACGGAAGCGGAACCGTTGCTGTAATGGAAATTGCCGAAGCTTTCCAGGAAGCTAAAAAAGCAGGAAAAGGACCTAAAAGATCTATGTTGTTCTTGCACGTTACAGGAGAAGAGCATGGTTTATTTGGGTCAGAATACTATTCCCAGAACCCTGTTTTCCCGTTAGCGAATACAGTAGTTGACCTTAATATAGATATGATTGGACGTGATGATCCCGCCAACAGAGGAAAGCAATATGTCTATGTAATTGGTTCAGAAATGTTGAGCTCAGAGCTTAAAGTCATCAACGAAGCTGCCAATAAAAGAACCAATAACCTGGAACTTAATTATAAATATGATGATCTGAATGATCCTGAGCAATTGTATTACCGTTCAGACCATTATAATTTTGCAAAACATAATATTCCTGTAGCATTTTTCTTTGACGGAATTCACGAAGATTACCACAAACCCACTGATGATCCGGACAAAATTGATTATAATTTGCTGGAAAAGAGAACTCAGCTTATTTTCACTACTGCCTGGGACATTGCCAACAGAGCAGAAAGAATTGTTGTAGATAAGAAGTAA
- a CDS encoding glyoxalase: protein MKQQVKSIRPFIGAQNFEISRSFYKDLGFEEIVLESKLSLFRKQETAFYLQDYYAKDWIENTMIFMEVDNTDEFWQELLSLSLASKYENVKLTPVRIMEWGKECFVHDPSGILWHFGEFFKNKI, encoded by the coding sequence ATGAAACAGCAGGTAAAATCAATCCGCCCTTTTATTGGAGCTCAAAACTTTGAGATAAGCAGAAGTTTCTATAAAGATCTGGGTTTTGAAGAAATAGTTCTTGAATCTAAGCTTTCTTTGTTCAGAAAACAGGAAACAGCCTTTTACCTTCAGGACTATTATGCCAAAGACTGGATAGAAAATACAATGATTTTTATGGAAGTTGACAATACAGATGAATTTTGGCAGGAGCTTTTGTCACTCAGCCTTGCCAGTAAATATGAAAATGTAAAACTTACTCCCGTAAGAATAATGGAATGGGGAAAAGAATGCTTTGTACATGATCCGTCAGGAATTTTATGGCATTTTGGAGAGTTTTTTAAGAATAAAATATGA
- a CDS encoding endonuclease V, whose amino-acid sequence MIYAFDTYYYEDYANTVCLAFENWDSEDEVEVFIEETDINSEYESGAFYKRELPCILSLLKKILLRPGDIILVDGYVTLDNEGKIGLGGHLYEALEEKYPIVGIAKNGFTSPDSQRRNVLRGESKTPLFLTAKGVDVDEIKSKIELMHGTFRIPTLLKKLDQLSRK is encoded by the coding sequence ATGATATACGCATTTGACACCTATTATTATGAAGACTATGCCAATACGGTATGTCTTGCATTTGAAAACTGGGATTCAGAAGATGAAGTTGAGGTCTTTATTGAAGAAACAGATATCAACTCTGAATATGAAAGCGGAGCATTTTATAAAAGAGAGTTGCCATGCATCTTGAGCCTGTTAAAGAAAATACTATTACGTCCTGGGGATATTATCCTTGTTGACGGTTATGTAACCCTTGATAATGAAGGTAAAATCGGATTAGGTGGACATTTGTACGAAGCTTTAGAAGAAAAATATCCCATTGTTGGAATTGCAAAAAACGGATTTACAAGTCCTGATTCCCAAAGGAGAAATGTATTGCGGGGAGAAAGTAAAACACCTCTTTTTCTTACTGCAAAAGGGGTTGATGTAGATGAAATAAAATCCAAAATAGAGCTGATGCACGGTACTTTCAGGATTCCAACCTTACTGAAAAAACTTGATCAACTGAGTCGGAAATAA
- a CDS encoding acetyl-CoA C-acyltransferase, translating into MKEVFIIAAKRTPIGGFMGSLSGFSAPQLGALAIQNAYESVQLTPESIDSVYMGNVLSAGVGQSPARQSAVFSKIPVNKDATTINKVCASGMKSAMIGAQQIQLGLENIVMTGGMESMSNVPHYTHLRHGKKLGDTTLTDGLIKDGLWDVYNDFHMGSAAELGVKKYGLTRQQLDDYALLSYKRAQDAVLNSKFSNELISISVEGRKGTTVIDRDEDIDKLIPEKISLLKPAFENDGSLTAANSSNLNDGAAAIILASSEAVKEHNLTPLAKIIAYADAAQSPEWFTTTPSIAINKVLKQAGLSLSDIDYFEINEAYSSVILSNQQILGYDLDKVNVYGGAVALGHPIGASGARIITTLVNVLRQEKGRYGIAAICNGGGGASAILIENIS; encoded by the coding sequence ATGAAAGAAGTATTTATAATTGCAGCTAAGCGTACACCTATCGGTGGATTTATGGGAAGTCTTTCCGGATTTTCAGCTCCTCAGCTAGGGGCTCTGGCCATACAGAATGCCTATGAAAGTGTACAGCTCACCCCGGAGTCTATAGACAGCGTGTATATGGGAAATGTACTAAGTGCAGGCGTAGGGCAGTCACCAGCCAGACAGTCAGCTGTTTTTTCTAAAATTCCGGTAAATAAAGATGCTACAACGATCAATAAAGTTTGTGCTTCCGGAATGAAATCAGCAATGATAGGGGCACAGCAAATTCAGCTTGGACTGGAAAATATTGTAATGACAGGAGGTATGGAAAGTATGAGTAATGTTCCGCATTATACACATCTCCGTCACGGTAAAAAATTAGGAGATACAACGCTTACAGACGGATTGATTAAAGATGGCTTGTGGGATGTCTATAATGATTTCCATATGGGAAGTGCAGCAGAACTTGGTGTGAAGAAATACGGGCTTACAAGACAGCAGCTTGATGATTATGCTTTGCTTTCTTATAAGAGAGCTCAGGATGCTGTTTTAAACAGTAAATTCAGTAATGAACTGATCAGTATTTCAGTTGAAGGAAGAAAAGGAACGACAGTGATAGATAGAGATGAAGATATTGATAAACTTATCCCGGAAAAAATTTCCCTGCTAAAACCTGCTTTTGAAAATGATGGCTCACTCACTGCAGCTAACTCAAGCAATTTAAATGATGGTGCAGCAGCCATAATCCTGGCATCTTCAGAAGCTGTTAAGGAGCATAATCTTACTCCATTGGCTAAAATTATAGCCTATGCTGATGCAGCCCAATCACCGGAATGGTTTACCACCACACCCTCAATAGCTATTAATAAAGTATTGAAGCAGGCAGGTCTAAGCCTTTCTGATATTGATTATTTTGAAATTAATGAAGCCTATTCATCTGTTATTTTATCCAATCAGCAGATTCTGGGCTATGATTTAGATAAAGTAAATGTTTATGGCGGAGCTGTTGCGTTAGGGCATCCTATCGGGGCTTCCGGAGCACGTATTATAACAACACTGGTGAATGTATTACGTCAGGAAAAGGGCAGATACGGGATCGCAGCAATCTGTAACGGAGGCGGAGGAGCATCAGCAATTCTTATAGAAAATATAAGCTGA
- a CDS encoding leucine-rich repeat domain-containing protein: protein MREHFEDLLDRKGDYWKMIPTNERLVYSVDKEISDKEDVKIITVSKHHKNWKQIFEYPNIEELNLDQPSQEQIQLISELNSIKRLRITSFRIKDIEFMKNFVNLEELALEYVSGFTDLSPLQHLAKLKCLHLENLRSISDFEGLSGIKKLKFLHIEGTLDWKQPINNFSFLAGLPDLEFFSLGLINCKSDFPAFLPVLELRKLQYIRIGMATLETPEFAFLETALPSVKKGFHKGFSWPLYTNIDYTDQGYVTLLGKGQGRVKVNKPGASAKLEAFVKQYEEYKQAAIEIISNYHKD from the coding sequence ATGCGAGAACATTTTGAGGATTTATTGGATAGAAAGGGGGATTATTGGAAAATGATTCCGACTAATGAAAGACTGGTATATTCTGTTGATAAAGAAATTTCGGATAAAGAAGACGTTAAAATTATAACAGTTAGTAAACACCATAAAAACTGGAAGCAGATTTTTGAATACCCTAATATTGAAGAACTTAATCTCGATCAGCCCAGTCAGGAACAGATTCAGCTGATCAGCGAACTGAATAGTATTAAAAGATTAAGAATTACCTCTTTCCGGATTAAAGATATTGAATTTATGAAAAACTTTGTGAACTTAGAAGAACTCGCATTGGAATATGTTTCAGGATTTACAGATCTTTCACCGTTACAGCACCTTGCAAAGCTGAAGTGCCTTCATCTGGAAAATTTGCGCAGTATTTCAGATTTTGAAGGGCTTAGCGGGATAAAAAAATTAAAGTTTCTTCATATTGAGGGTACATTAGACTGGAAACAGCCTATCAATAACTTTTCATTTTTGGCAGGGCTTCCTGATTTAGAATTTTTCAGCCTTGGGTTAATTAATTGTAAGTCTGATTTTCCGGCTTTTCTTCCTGTATTGGAATTGAGAAAACTCCAATATATAAGAATAGGAATGGCAACACTGGAAACCCCGGAATTTGCCTTTCTGGAAACTGCCTTACCCTCAGTGAAGAAGGGATTTCATAAAGGGTTCTCATGGCCGCTTTATACTAACATAGATTATACGGACCAAGGTTATGTAACATTACTTGGAAAAGGGCAGGGAAGAGTAAAAGTGAACAAGCCGGGCGCATCAGCTAAACTTGAAGCATTTGTCAAACAGTATGAGGAATATAAACAGGCTGCTATTGAAATCATTTCAAACTATCATAAAGATTAA